The following coding sequences are from one Musa acuminata AAA Group cultivar baxijiao chromosome BXJ2-4, Cavendish_Baxijiao_AAA, whole genome shotgun sequence window:
- the LOC135580739 gene encoding uncharacterized protein LOC135580739, giving the protein MTDLKASITVFTDMTVLHKELDETSCPICMEYPHNAVLLICRSHEKGCRSYICDTSYRHSNCLDRYRKLVANNNKTSQTGLLAPENAHTGSAPTPSPVMGRNLVETNEENNMVENTDGISISLFERLEENNSNQVHETTMEGHGEERQGQEESGGIETSESNSLKCPLCRGAVLGWTIVKEARQYLDQKPRSCTRESCSFSGNYKELRRHARRIHPTTRPADVDPSRQRAWRRMEHQREYDDTLSAIRSAMPGATVIGDYVIDSGDGLLHDGERNGSGERARPWWTTFFLFHVVRSPIESLDEPRGSSRAWRRHRRLGHHNLWGENLMGVQDVDEDSTGDDAQVPRRRRRFLRTRPDEDQP; this is encoded by the coding sequence ATGACAGATCTGAAAGCAAGTATTACAGTGTTTACAGATATGACTGTTTTACACAAGGAATTGGATGAGACTTCATGCCCTATTTGTATGGAATATCCCCATAATGCTGTTCTTCTTATATGCCGCTCTCATGAGAAAGGCTGCAGGTCGTACATTTGTGACACAAGTTATAGGCACTCCAATTGTCTAGACCGCTATAGAAAACTCGTAGCAAATAATAATAAGACTTCTCAAACTGGTTTGTTGGCCCCTGAGAATGCTCACACGGGAAGTGCTCCCACACCAAGTCCAGTGATGGGAAGAAACTTGGTTGAGACCAATGAAGAAAACAATATGGTAGAAAATACTGATGGGATCTCCATCAGCTTATTTGAAAGGTTGGAAGAAAATAATAGTAATCAAGTGCATGAGACAACTATGGAAGGTCATGGTGAAGAAAGGCAAGGACAGGAGGAATCTGGTGGGATTGAGACCTCCGAATCAAACTCTCTGAAGTGTCCCCTTTGTCGAGGTGCTGTGTTGGGTTGGACGATTGTCAAAGAGGCAAGACAGTATCTGGACCAGAAACCGAGGAGTTGTACCAGGGAATCATGCTCATTTTCTGGAAACTATAAGGAGCTTCGCAGACATGCCAGGAGAATCCACCCTACCACGAGGCCTGCTGATGTTGATCCATCACGACAGCGTGCCTGGCGCCGCATGGAACATCAACGGGAGTATGACGACACCCTCAGTGCTATAAGATCAGCAATGCCTGGTGCAACTGTGATAGGAGACTATGTCATTGATAGCGGAGATGGTCTGTTACATGACGGAGAAAGAAATGGATCAGGTGAACGTGCTCGACCATGGTGGactactttttttctttttcatgtggTCAGAAGCCCAATCGAGTCCCTTGATGAGCCAAGGGGCTCATCTCGAGCTTGGCGTAGACATCGACGTTTGGGACACCATAACCTATGGGGTGAGAACCTCATGGGTGTGCAAGATGTTGATGAAGATAGCACAGGTGATGATGCTCAAGTACCAAGGAGGCGTCGGAGGTTCCTGAGAACGAGACCAGACGAGGATCAGCCATGA
- the LOC135611004 gene encoding probable indole-3-pyruvate monooxygenase YUCCA5 — MAGLTEQYDFLSRRCVWVNGPIIVGAGPSGLAVGACLREQEVPFVILERADCIASLWQKRTYDRLKLHLPKQFCQLPRLPFPEDYPEYPSRKQFIDYLESYAKHFELSPRFNQSVQSAKYDETSGLWRVRAAGACAEPGNVSADVEYIGRWLVVATGENAEKVVPELEGLEEFGGDVKHVCDYKSGEAYRGKRVLVIGCGNSGMEVSLDLCDHDASPSMVIRDSVHVLPREVLGKSTFELAILLMKWLPLWLADKILLVLAWLVLGKVERFGLRRPSAGPLELKNTQGKTPVLDIGALGKIRSGDINVVPGIKRLSPGKVELVDGRLLDVDSIILATGYRSNVPQWLQGCDFFSKDGVPKSPFPNGWKGKSGLYAVGFTRRGLSGASSDAVRTAMDIGRLWGEETNVAQRIFACHRR, encoded by the exons ATGGCCGGTCTGACCGAGCAGTACGACTTCCTGTCGCGGCGGTGCGTGTGGGTCAACGGTCCGATCATCGTCGGAGCTGGGCCGTCCGGTCTAGCTGTGGGAGCTTGCCTGAGGGAGCAAGAGGTGCCTTTTGTGATCCTTGAGCGCGCCGACTGCATTGCCTCCCTCTGGCAGAAGCGCACCTACGACCGCCTCAAGCTCCACCTCCCGAAGCAGTTCTGCCAGCTTCCCAGGCTGCCCTTCCCGGAGGACTACCCGGAGTACCCTTCCCGGAAGCAGTTCATAGACTACTTGGAGTCGTACGCGAAGCACTTCGAGCTCAGCCCCCGGTTCAACCAGTCGGTGCAGTCGGCGAAGTACGACGAGACGAGCGGACTATGGAGGGTGAGggccgccggtgcttgcgctgagCCCGGAAACGTGAGCGCCGACGTGGAGTACATTGGCCGATGGCTCGTGGTGGCCACCGGCGAGAATGCGGAGAAGGTGGTCCCCGAGCTGGAGGGGCTGGAGGAGTTCGGCGGCGACGTTAAGCACGTCTGCGACTACAAGTCCGGCGAGGCCTACCGGGGGAAGCGCGTCCTTGTGATCGGCTGCGGCAACTCCGGCATGGAGGTCTCGCTCGACCTGTGTGACCATGACGCCTCCCCGTCCATGGTAATCCGCGACTCG GTTCATGTGCTGCCCAGGGAAGTGCTGGGGAAGTCGACGTTCGAGTTAGCGATCCTGCTGATGAAGTGGCTGCCGCTGTGGCTGGCGGATAAGATTCTCCTGGTGTTGGCATGGCTGGTGCTTGGCAAAGTCGAAAGGTTCGGCCTGAGGAGGCCTTCCGCTGGTCCTCTGGAGCTCAAGAACACGCAGGGGAAGACTCCGGTTCTGGACATCGGCGCACTCGGCAAAATAAGGTCAGGTGACATCAACGTGGTGCCCGGAATCAAGAGGCTGTCGCCGGGAAAGGTCGAGCTCGTCGACGGCCGGCTTCTCGACGTGGATTCGATCATTTTGGCCACCGGATACCGCAGCAACGTCCCTCAATGGCTTCAG GGATGCGATTTCTTCTCCAAGGATGGAGTGCCAAAGTCTCCCTTCCCTAATGGGTGGAAAGGGAAGTCTGGGCTCTATGCTGTTGGCTTCACAAGGAGAGGGCTCTCTGGTGCCTCCTCAGATGCAGTGAGGACAGCCATGGACATTGGCAGGTTGTGGGGAGAGGAAACAAACGTAGCGCAGAGGATCTTTGCCTGCCATAGGAGATGA
- the LOC135611003 gene encoding probable leucine-rich repeat receptor-like protein kinase At5g63930 produces MMAKMPEISNSEGASVLVVLQFVALLASVVIHISEGVNIEGQSLLDLKSTMRDDLHHLDSWNPNDLTPCGWTGVNCTSDLNAVVVGLNLSSMNLSGSIPLSIGGLVHLTYLDLSFNELSGTIPREIGNCSKLEFLYLNSNNFEGEIPHELGTLSSLLKCNLCNNKLSSSLPESIGGLSSLVELVAYTNNITGPLPRSIGRLKNLVILRMGQNSISGSIPVEIGDCQNLKRLGLAQNLLGDEIPKELGKLKNLTELILWDNQLSGIIPKELGNCSSLVTLALYQNNLVGSIPAEIGNLKNLEKLYLYRNSLNGTIPKMIGNLTRATEIDFSENTLTGKIPSELSNNKGLHLLFLFQNQLTGNIPPELSELRNLTKLDLSINSLTGPIPLGLQYLPNLTQLQLFNNMLSGLIPKSLGVYSPLWVLDFSENNLTGLIPSHLCRRSNLILLNLWSNGLTGNIPGGITNCKSLVQLRLGKNSLTGSFPSDLCKLVNLTAIELDENRFSGPIPSEIGQCKALQRLILPNNFFTHKLPREIGNLSQLVIFNISSNEIGGSIPPEIFNCKMLQRLDLSKNQFLGALPDEVGSLLQLELLILSDNKFSGTIPSIIGKLAHLTELQMGGNEFFGTVPKELGELSSLQIAMNLSYNNLSGNIPPELGNLSLLEYVWLNNNHLTGEIPSTFAHLSSLLGLNVSYNNLTGPIPPIPLFQNMALSSFIGNRDLCGKPLGQCGLSPSSTSPSARTSTYLGKTIAIIAAAIGGISLILIAVIVYIMIRPVETVAPVNDKQPGNTDSDTYIFPKEKITFQDLVAATNNFDESYVIGRGACGTVYRAVLQSGQTVAVKKLASNRDSSNAENSFRAEISTLGKIRHRNIVKLYGFFYHQGSNLLLYEYMSRGSLAESLHGGCSSSLDWDTRFMIALGAAEGLSYLHHDCKPRIIHRDIKSNNILLDENFEAHVGDFGLAKVIDMPQSKSMSAVAGSYGYIAPEYAYTMKVTEKCDIYSYGVVLLELLTGRTPVQPLDQGGDLVTWVRTHIRTSSLTSGILDSQLNLEDRVVVGHMIMVLKIALQCTSMSPMNRPAMHEVVFMLVESKQKAGSLASSPVSNLSSEEDNL; encoded by the exons ATGATGGCTAAGATGCCAGAGATTTCAAATTCTGAAGGAGCTTCTGTTTTGGTGGTTCTTCAGTTTGTAGCACTATTGGCCTCTGTAGTCATACATATTTCGGAAGGGGTAAACATTGAAGGACAATCCCTGTTGGATCTTAAGAGTACAATGAGGGATGATCTGCACCACCTAGATAGTTGGAACCCTAACGATCTTACACCTTGTGGTTGGACGGGTGTTAATTGCACTTCCGACCTCAATGCAGTGGTCGTTGGCCTTAATCTGAGCTCCATGAATCTATCTGGAAGCATCCCCCTGAGCATTGGTGGATTAGTTCACCTAACTTATCTTGATCTTTCCTTCAATGAGTTATCAGGAACAATCCCTAGGGAGATTGGAAATTGCTCAAAGTTAGAGTTTTTGTATCTCAATAGCAATAACTTTGAAGGTGAAATCCCTCATGAATTGGGTACCCTTTCCTCTTTGTTAAAATGCAATTTGTGTAACAACAAGCTGTCGAGCTCTCTTCCTGAGTCGATCGGAGGTCTTTCATCGCTTGTGGAACTAGTGGCCTACACTAACAACATCACAGGTCCATTGCCTCGTTCCATCGGCAGGCTCAAGAACCTAGTTATATTACGGATGGGGCAAAATTCGATCTCTGGAAGCATTCCTGTGGAGATAGGTGACTGCCAGAACTTGAAACGACTTGGTCTTGCCCAGAACCTGCTAGGAGATGAGATCCCAAAGGAGCTCGGGAAGTTGAAAAACTTGACCGAACTAATTCTTTGGGACAACCAACTCTCTGGAATTATCCCTAAGGAGCTTGGAAACTGTAGCAGCCTCGTGACACTTGCCCTTTACCAGAATAATTTAGTGGGTAGTATACCTGCAGAGATTGGAAACCTGAAGAACTTGGAGAAGTTATATTTGTACAGAAATTCATTGAATGGGACAATCCCAAAAATGATTGGGAATCTTACTCGGGCAACAGAAATAGATTTCTCAGAGAATACATTGACAGGAAAAATACCATCTGAACTGAGTAACAATAAGGGTTTGCACCTGCTTTTCTTGTTCCAGAATCAGCTTACAGGCAACATTCCACCAGAATTGAGTGAGTTAAGGAATTTAACCAAGCTTGATCTCTCGATCAACTCTCTCACCGGGCCCATTCCTCTGGGGTTGCAGTATCTGCCTAATCTAACTCAATTGCAACTCTTCAATAACATGCTGTCAGGCCTCATTCCCAAGAGTCTTGGCGTGTACAGTCCACTTTGGGTGCTTGATTTTTCAGAGAACAACCTCACTGGCCTAATACCGAGTCATCTTTGTAGACGTTCGAACCTTATTTTGTTGAATTTATGGTCTAACGGGTTGACTGGAAACATTCCTGGTGGAATTACAAATTGTAAATCCTTGGTGCAACTTCGTCTGGGTAAGAACAGTCTCACAGGAAGCTTTCCCTCTGATTTATGCAAGTTGGTCAATCTTACTGCTATTGAGTTAGATGAGAACAGATTCAGTGGTCCCATTCCATCAGAGATAGGGCAGTGCAAAGCTTTGCAGAGGCTTATTCTTCCTAACAACTTCTTCACACATAAATTGCCAAGGGAGATTGGTAATCTGTCACAGTTAGTTATCTTTAACATCTCATCCAATGAAATTGGAGGAAGCATACCTCCAGAGATTTTCAACTGTAAGATGCTCCAGCGACTTGACCTCAGCAAGAATCAGTTTTTAGGGGCATTGCCTGATGAAGTTGGAAGCCTTTTGCAGTTGGAACTGCTTATACTTTCTGATAACAAGTTCTCAGGAACAATACCTTCCATCATAGGAAAGCTCGCTCATCTGACAGAGCTGCAGATGGGCGGTAATGAATTTTTTGGCACAGTACCTAAGGAATTGGGTGAGCTTTCAAGTTTACAAATTGCAATGAATCTTAGCTACAACAATCTTTCAGGAAATATACCACCAGAGCTTGGCAATCTTTCCCTTCTGGAATATGTTTGGTTGAACAATAACCACTTAACTGGCGAAATTCCATCGACATTTGCCCATCTGTCTAGCTTACTTGGACTGAATGTTTCATATAATAATCTCACAGGGCCTATACCTCCTATTCCATTGTTTCAGAACATGGCCCTAAGTAGCTTCATAGGAAATAGGGATCTTTGTGGTAAACCTCTCGGTCAATGTGGTTTGTCTCCATCGTCTACATCTCCATCAGCTAGAACAAGTACCTACTTGGGTAAGACGATTGCAATAATTGCTGCTGCCATTGGAGGAATTTCTCTTATACTCATTGCTGTGATTGTATATATCATGATAAGACCCGTTGAGACAGTCGCACCTGTCAATGACAAGCAACCAGGTAATACAGATTCAGATACATACATATTTCCAAAAGAGAAAATTACGTTCCAGGACTTAGTTGCTGCCacaaataattttgatgagaGTTATGTAATTGGAAGAGGTGCTTGTGGAACAGTATACAGAGCTGTTCTGCAATCTGGGCAAACAGTTGCTGTCAAGAAGCTAGCATCTAATAGAGACAGTAGCAACGCGGAAAATAGCTTTCGTGCAGAGATTTCGACTCTTGGAAAGATTAGGCATCGAAACATTGTCAAGCTATATGGTTTCTTCTATCACCAGGGTTCCAACCTTCTTCTGTATGAGTACATGTCAAGAGGCAGCCTGGCTGAGTCGCTTCATGGAGGTTGCTCTTCTTCTCTTGACTGGGACACCCGGTTCATGATTGCGCTTGGGGCTGCTGAGGGACTTTCATATTTGCACCATGATTGCAAGCCCCGGATCATTCACAGAGATATCAAGTCGAACAATATTCTGCTTGATGAGAACTTTGAAGCTCATGTTGGAGACTTTGGATTGGCAAAGGTGATCGACATGCCACAATCGAAGTCAATGTCTGCAGTTGCTGGATCATATGGGTACATAGCACCTG AATATGCATATACCATGAAAGTTACCGAAAAATGTGACATCTATAGCTATGGAGTTGTCCTTCTGGAACTACTGACTGGAAGAACACCTGTACAGCCCTTAGATCAAGGAGGTGACCTTGTTACATGGGTAAGGACACACATCAGAACCAGTTCTTTGACTTCTGGAATACTTGATAGTCAATTGAATTTGGAAGATAGGGTTGTCGTCGGtcacatgatcatggtcttgaaaATTGCCTTGCAATGCACAAGTATGTCACCGATGAACAGACCAGCCATGCACGAAGTCGTATTCATGTTGGTCGAGTCTAAACAGAAGGCTGGGAGCTTGGCATCCTCACCGGTTTCCAATCTCTCCTCCGAAGAGGATAACTTGTGA